Proteins co-encoded in one bacterium genomic window:
- a CDS encoding prepilin-type N-terminal cleavage/methylation domain-containing protein, whose product MNSKDKTKSDAGLTIVELLVAVTLFSVVVAIVGNIFLVNFQSQRRSLAFQTIFDQTSFLMEYMSRSLRMAKRETTGCLSAPNLNYETTRSGKGIKFVNSDNVCQEFFLDVSTSRLKEKKDTQEQFLTSENSQAVAFGVGLSGQDQADDLQPRVTFSLTLKRKSAKPEMEPFLTVQTSLSQRRLDK is encoded by the coding sequence ATGAATTCTAAAGATAAAACTAAAAGTGACGCGGGACTGACAATAGTTGAACTGCTGGTGGCGGTAACGCTTTTCTCTGTTGTCGTTGCCATTGTCGGCAATATCTTTCTGGTTAACTTTCAGAGCCAGCGCCGGTCTCTGGCTTTTCAAACTATTTTTGACCAGACCTCTTTCCTGATGGAATATATGAGCAGATCTTTGAGAATGGCAAAGAGAGAGACGACGGGCTGTCTTTCAGCCCCCAATTTGAACTATGAGACTACCAGGAGCGGCAAGGGGATAAAGTTTGTTAATTCTGACAATGTTTGCCAGGAATTCTTTTTGGATGTCTCAACCAGCAGGCTCAAGGAGAAAAAAGACACCCAGGAACAGTTTCTGACGTCGGAAAACTCGCAAGCAGTTGCTTTTGGCGTCGGCCTTTCGGGCCAGGACCAGGCAGACGACCTTCAGCCCAGAGTCACTTTTTCCCTGACCCTGAAGAGGAAAAGCGCAAAACCGGAGATGGAGCCTTTCCTGACGGTTCAGACGAGTCTTTCCCAAAGAAGGCTTGATAAGTAA
- a CDS encoding transposase encodes MKRPKLVDGEIYHIVLRGVEQRQIFLDEADHYRGIFSLFEFNNAKPVSIKDRRKERFRFKKQMARGLTSGNFERTLLVEVLVFVLMPNHIHLLLRQIKPKGISLFIQKLGTGYASYFNRKYKRSGHLFQGRFHAVHIKTDKQLERVLTYIHTNPLAIIEPKWKEKGIRNRARAKHFLKNYRWSSYLDYIGKKNFPSVSERKFLLKTIGGEKRCRDLINQQIDYKGSFYDPEKIGLE; translated from the coding sequence ATGAAAAGACCAAAGCTAGTTGACGGAGAAATTTACCACATCGTTCTCCGTGGAGTTGAGCAGAGGCAGATTTTTTTGGACGAAGCGGATCATTACCGCGGGATTTTTTCCTTATTCGAGTTCAATAATGCCAAACCAGTATCTATTAAAGATCGGAGAAAAGAGCGTTTTCGTTTTAAAAAACAGATGGCCCGAGGTCTGACCTCGGGTAATTTTGAACGGACTTTATTAGTTGAGGTTTTAGTTTTTGTATTAATGCCCAATCATATTCATTTGCTTTTACGGCAGATAAAACCCAAGGGCATCAGTCTATTTATCCAAAAATTGGGTACTGGTTATGCCTCTTATTTTAATCGGAAATACAAACGTAGCGGTCATTTATTTCAGGGACGGTTTCACGCCGTTCACATCAAGACCGATAAACAGCTGGAAAGGGTTCTCACTTATATTCACACCAACCCGCTTGCCATTATTGAGCCGAAATGGAAAGAAAAAGGCATCAGAAATCGAGCAAGGGCTAAACATTTTCTAAAAAATTATCGTTGGTCGAGTTATCTAGACTATATTGGCAAGAAGAATTTTCCATCAGTCAGCGAAAGGAAATTTTTATTAAAAACGATTGGCGGAGAAAAAAGGTGCCGTGATCTTATCAATCAACAAATTGATTATAAGGGTAGTTTTTATGACCCGGAAAAAATCGGTTTGGAGTAA
- the ligA gene encoding NAD-dependent DNA ligase LigA, which produces MTKLEARQRTEKLKALINHYRYLYHVLDKTEISEGILDSLKKELFDLEQKFPDLVTPDSPTQRIGGKPLEKFSKVRHAKPMLSFNDAFSKEDMEDWLERNRKLLPETEKERINFYCEPKLDGLAIELVYQKEILKTGSTRGDGVWGEDVTQSLRTIESLPLRLRRLKDVLEGLNKEGLPEIAGVVKKKGLAEVIVRGEAIIRTKDFLKINREQVKKGLSLYANPRNLAAGSVRQLDPRVTAGRSLDVNVYELVSDLGQKTHEEEHKILKILGFKTNNKYSKFCKNLEEVVSFRESWLKNREQLPYEIDGIVVVINEDSIFEKLGIAGKAPRGAIAFKFPLRQATTVVEDVIFQVGRTGAITPVAILKPVQVGGVTISRATLHNEDEVRRLGLKVGDTVVVGRAGDVIPDVLEVLPELRTGRERTFRFPDKCPSCRTELVKPDAEVVWRCQDPNCFARTRRWFSHFVSRGAFDIQGLGPRIIDKLLSADLIGDPADLFSLKEGDVLSGRGLSRGKPKALISGFAEKSAKNLIEAIQAKKEIDLPRFIFALGIRNAGEETVQDLAERFGNLENLKKATLSDLQNIYDIGPIVAKSIYEYFQDKKNLAFLAKLKRAGIVIQNTKYQIPDTRLKNLTFVLTGNLKAMTREEAKQKIRDLGGKISESVSKNTDFLVIGENPGSKLEKAEKLKVKVITEAEFLKILK; this is translated from the coding sequence ATGACCAAATTAGAGGCTCGTCAAAGAACCGAAAAGCTCAAAGCCCTGATTAACCATTACCGTTATCTCTACCACGTTCTCGATAAAACAGAGATTTCCGAAGGGATTTTAGATTCTCTTAAAAAAGAGCTTTTTGATTTGGAACAGAAATTTCCTGATCTGGTAACGCCCGACTCACCCACCCAGAGGATAGGCGGCAAGCCCTTGGAAAAGTTCTCAAAGGTAAGGCACGCAAAGCCAATGCTTTCTTTTAACGATGCCTTTTCCAAAGAAGATATGGAGGATTGGCTGGAAAGGAATCGAAAGCTTTTACCCGAGACGGAAAAGGAAAGAATCAATTTTTACTGCGAGCCCAAGCTCGACGGCCTGGCCATAGAATTGGTTTACCAAAAAGAGATCTTGAAAACCGGATCGACCAGGGGCGATGGCGTCTGGGGCGAAGATGTCACTCAAAGCCTAAGAACGATCGAGTCTCTTCCTTTGAGGCTGCGCCGCCTCAAGGACGTTTTAGAAGGTTTAAACAAGGAAGGGTTGCCCGAGATTGCCGGGGTTGTTAAAAAAAAGGGTTTGGCCGAAGTTATTGTCAGGGGGGAGGCGATTATCAGGACAAAAGACTTTTTAAAGATAAACCGGGAGCAGGTGAAAAAGGGCTTGTCTCTCTATGCCAATCCCAGAAATCTGGCCGCAGGCTCGGTGCGCCAGCTGGATCCAAGGGTCACTGCCGGCCGGAGCTTGGACGTCAATGTCTATGAATTGGTTTCTGACCTTGGCCAGAAAACTCACGAAGAGGAGCATAAGATTTTAAAAATTCTTGGCTTTAAAACCAACAATAAATACTCTAAGTTCTGCAAAAATCTGGAGGAAGTCGTTTCTTTCCGGGAGTCTTGGCTGAAGAACCGCGAGCAACTTCCCTACGAGATCGACGGCATCGTCGTTGTCATCAACGAAGATTCTATTTTTGAAAAGCTCGGGATCGCCGGCAAGGCGCCGAGGGGAGCGATTGCTTTTAAGTTTCCTTTGAGACAGGCAACGACCGTAGTTGAAGATGTAATTTTCCAGGTGGGAAGGACCGGAGCCATCACCCCGGTAGCTATTTTAAAGCCCGTCCAGGTGGGAGGGGTTACCATTTCTAGAGCCACTTTACATAACGAAGACGAAGTCAGAAGATTGGGATTAAAAGTAGGAGACACGGTGGTGGTGGGAAGGGCCGGAGACGTCATTCCCGATGTTCTCGAGGTTTTGCCAGAATTGCGGACCGGCAGGGAAAGAACTTTCCGTTTTCCCGACAAGTGCCCTTCCTGCCGGACCGAGCTGGTCAAGCCGGATGCCGAAGTCGTCTGGCGGTGCCAAGATCCAAATTGTTTTGCCAGAACCAGGCGGTGGTTTTCCCATTTTGTTTCCCGGGGCGCTTTTGACATTCAGGGATTGGGCCCGAGAATTATTGACAAGCTCCTTAGCGCGGATTTGATTGGCGATCCGGCCGATCTGTTTTCTTTGAAAGAAGGAGACGTGCTTTCAGGGAGGGGATTGTCCCGGGGCAAGCCGAAAGCCTTAATATCCGGATTTGCGGAAAAGTCGGCCAAGAATTTGATTGAAGCGATTCAAGCAAAAAAGGAAATTGATTTACCGAGATTCATATTCGCTTTGGGAATCAGGAACGCGGGAGAGGAAACGGTTCAAGACTTGGCAGAACGCTTCGGCAATTTAGAAAATTTAAAAAAAGCAACTTTATCTGATTTGCAAAACATTTACGATATCGGGCCGATAGTCGCCAAATCGATTTATGAATATTTCCAAGACAAGAAAAACTTGGCGTTTTTAGCAAAGCTGAAAAGGGCCGGCATTGTTATCCAAAATACTAAATACCAGATACCAGATACAAGACTGAAAAATTTAACTTTTGTTTTAACAGGCAACTTAAAAGCAATGACGAGGGAAGAGGCAAAACAAAAAATCAGGGATCTGGGCGGAAAAATTTCGGAATCGGTTTCCAAAAATACAGACTTTTTGGTCATCGGGGAAAACCCTGGCTCTAAATTAGAAAAAGCAGAAAAACTGAAAGTCAAAGTTATAACAGAAGCAGAGTTTTTAAAGATCTTAAAATAA
- a CDS encoding FtsW/RodA/SpoVE family cell cycle protein: MSFTSFYQKLKSLDWLIIIPSLLLAGLSLTTILSSSYYLGIFFNFQKQTVFLLAGIALMIVFSFLDWRVLRDGPYLLVILYSLCLVGLVGLLFFAPHIRGSRSWYRFGPVSFDPIEFTKVVLIILLAKYFSTRHVEVYRIRHILVSGLYVLAPAILILLQPEVGSVIILVFLWIGTLLVSGIKLRHFLILCLCGLILLALSWSFLLKGYQKDRISSFLSPSFAPLGSGWNQAQAKVAIGSGGLFGKGFGNGTQIRYGFLPASQTDFAFAGVVEEWGLAGAGLVLLAFIVLIWRMIRLSLVSQSNFPRLFSAGLAIIMIIQIIINVGMNLGLLPIIGIPLPLISYGGSSLIATFIGLGIIQSMAMRP, translated from the coding sequence ATGTCTTTTACCAGTTTTTATCAAAAACTTAAATCTCTTGACTGGCTGATAATTATTCCCAGCCTTTTGCTGGCCGGATTGAGCCTGACGACTATTCTCAGCTCTTCCTATTACCTGGGAATTTTTTTTAACTTCCAGAAACAGACAGTCTTCTTGCTCGCGGGGATTGCCTTGATGATTGTTTTCAGCTTTCTTGACTGGCGGGTTCTTCGCGACGGGCCCTATTTATTGGTCATTCTCTACTCTCTGTGCCTGGTCGGCCTAGTCGGTCTTTTGTTCTTTGCTCCTCATATCCGCGGCAGCCGGAGTTGGTACCGCTTCGGTCCGGTTTCATTCGATCCGATAGAGTTTACCAAGGTAGTTTTGATAATTCTGCTGGCTAAGTATTTTTCCACTCGTCACGTAGAGGTCTATCGGATACGCCATATACTGGTTTCCGGACTGTATGTTTTAGCTCCCGCTATCTTAATTTTGCTTCAGCCAGAAGTCGGTTCGGTCATTATCCTGGTTTTTCTTTGGATAGGAACGCTTCTGGTTTCCGGCATCAAACTGAGGCACTTTTTGATTCTCTGCCTTTGCGGCCTGATTCTTCTGGCTCTGAGCTGGTCTTTTCTTCTTAAGGGGTACCAAAAGGACAGGATTTCCAGCTTTCTTTCTCCTTCGTTTGCGCCCTTAGGCAGCGGCTGGAACCAGGCTCAGGCAAAGGTGGCGATTGGTTCCGGCGGCCTTTTCGGCAAGGGTTTTGGCAACGGAACCCAGATCAGATACGGTTTTCTGCCAGCCAGCCAGACCGACTTTGCTTTTGCCGGCGTTGTTGAAGAATGGGGCTTGGCCGGAGCCGGACTGGTTCTTTTGGCGTTTATTGTCTTAATCTGGAGAATGATCAGGCTTAGCCTGGTCAGTCAGAGCAATTTCCCGAGGCTGTTTTCTGCCGGGTTGGCAATTATTATGATTATCCAGATAATTATCAACGTCGGCATGAATCTGGGGCTTTTGCCGATTATTGGCATCCCTCTCCCCTTAATAAGTTATGGGGGGAGCAGCCTGATAGCTACCTTCATCGGTTTGGGAATTATTCAGAGCATGGCGATGAGGCCTTGA